The Pseudofrankia inefficax genome window below encodes:
- a CDS encoding class II fructose-bisphosphate aldolase has product MTIASTGDLVAAAAARGSGVAAFNVITLEHAEAIARAAEIRQTPVILQISQNAVAFHGGQVVPIAAAAGAVAGLAAVPIALHLDHVTEDRLVDTAAWAGFSSLMYDGGPLPYRDNVERTRRARQAAQAAGLWVEAELGYVGGKPDAPRGAHEPGVRTDPDEAERFVEETGVDALAVAVGSSHAMTSRSAVLDLPLIEKLRARLPVPLVLHGSSGVPGETLRAAVAAGISKVNIGTALNVAMTGAIRRALADNPAGVDPRPYLATARDEITATVLELLSVVSGAAG; this is encoded by the coding sequence ATGACCATCGCCAGCACGGGCGACCTGGTCGCCGCCGCCGCCGCGCGCGGCAGTGGCGTGGCCGCCTTCAACGTCATCACGCTGGAGCACGCCGAGGCCATCGCCCGCGCCGCCGAGATCCGCCAGACGCCTGTGATCCTCCAGATCAGCCAGAACGCGGTCGCCTTCCACGGCGGGCAGGTCGTCCCGATCGCCGCCGCCGCCGGCGCGGTGGCCGGGCTCGCGGCCGTTCCGATCGCCCTGCACCTGGACCACGTCACCGAGGACCGACTCGTCGACACGGCGGCCTGGGCCGGGTTCAGTTCCCTGATGTACGACGGCGGCCCGCTGCCCTACCGGGACAACGTCGAACGCACCCGCCGGGCCAGGCAGGCCGCGCAGGCCGCCGGGCTCTGGGTCGAGGCGGAGCTCGGCTACGTCGGCGGCAAGCCGGACGCCCCACGCGGCGCCCACGAACCGGGAGTGCGGACCGACCCGGACGAGGCCGAGCGGTTCGTCGAGGAGACGGGCGTCGACGCGCTGGCCGTCGCCGTCGGCAGCTCGCACGCCATGACGTCGCGGTCCGCGGTCCTGGACCTGCCGCTGATCGAGAAGCTGCGCGCCCGGCTGCCCGTGCCGCTGGTGCTGCACGGCTCGTCCGGCGTGCCGGGCGAGACGCTGCGCGCCGCGGTGGCCGCCGGGATCAGCAAGGTCAACATCGGCACCGCGCTGAACGTCGCCATGACGGGCGCCATACGGCGGGCGCTCGCCGACAACCCCGCAGGCGTCGATCCGCGGCCCTACCTGGCGACCGCCCGCGACGAGATCACGGCGACCGTGCTGGAGCTGCTGTCCGTCGTCTCGGGAGCCGCTGGCTGA